One Cohnella candidum genomic region harbors:
- a CDS encoding sensor histidine kinase encodes MTFRTKLILWIGGLASCAYLIALRIGRLWGGSSENGYTGALFWMTALFGLAFIWTMAWWAGQRLAARIRSLLGQAAAGFQPGGFQAIRIGGKDEVAELAALMNRLVVERIAGDEARSRLVSDSAHELRTPVAILRGHLETMLKGAAELKRENLVSLLDETKRMSRLISELQQVSLAEAGKLKLDRSWTPISHMIQEVADIFAVEAEDKRIKLTCRLEEDDEVYCDASRMKQVMINLIGNAIRYTPEQGSVDVIQTIQLNGQIRVEVSDTGPGIAPEKLPYIFHRFYRVDDARNRSDGGTGLGLAIAKQFVEAHGGTLEVSSTQGEGTRFILQLPIFPDH; translated from the coding sequence ATGACGTTTCGGACGAAGCTGATCTTGTGGATCGGAGGGTTGGCCTCGTGCGCCTATCTGATCGCCTTGCGGATCGGCCGGCTGTGGGGCGGATCTTCCGAAAACGGCTATACGGGCGCGCTGTTCTGGATGACGGCGTTGTTCGGGCTCGCATTCATTTGGACGATGGCATGGTGGGCGGGACAGAGGCTGGCGGCCCGAATCCGGAGTTTGCTCGGACAAGCGGCAGCGGGGTTTCAACCGGGCGGCTTTCAAGCGATTCGGATCGGCGGCAAGGACGAGGTCGCCGAACTGGCCGCGCTCATGAACCGGTTGGTCGTCGAGAGGATCGCCGGAGACGAGGCCAGAAGCCGGCTCGTGTCGGACTCCGCTCATGAGCTGAGGACGCCGGTGGCAATCCTGAGAGGCCACCTCGAGACGATGCTGAAGGGCGCCGCCGAGCTGAAACGCGAAAACCTCGTATCCTTGCTCGACGAAACGAAGCGGATGTCTCGGCTGATCAGCGAGCTTCAGCAAGTCAGCCTCGCGGAAGCCGGCAAGCTGAAGCTTGACCGCTCCTGGACCCCGATATCTCACATGATCCAAGAGGTCGCGGACATCTTCGCGGTGGAGGCGGAAGACAAGCGCATCAAGCTGACGTGCCGGCTGGAGGAAGACGATGAGGTGTATTGCGACGCAAGCCGCATGAAGCAAGTCATGATTAACCTGATCGGCAACGCGATCCGTTACACGCCCGAACAGGGAAGCGTGGATGTTATTCAGACGATTCAGTTGAACGGCCAAATTCGCGTCGAGGTGTCCGATACCGGACCGGGTATCGCGCCGGAGAAGCTCCCTTATATTTTTCATCGTTTTTACCGCGTGGATGATGCCAGAAACCGGTCGGACGGAGGGACCGGCCTGGGCCTTGCGATCGCAAAGCAGTTCGTGGAAGCGCATGGAGGGACGCTGGAGGTCTCGAGCACGCAAGGGGAAGGGACACGGTTCATTCTCCAGCTGCCGATCTTTCCGGATCATTGA
- a CDS encoding response regulator transcription factor, translating into MQHPEERIRILVVDDEEQMISFIATYLENENYTVLRASGGIEALEQLKREPGLDLVLLDWMMPGMNGLDTCRKIREFSQIPVIFLTAKAEEVDKLLGLELGADDYITKPFSLRELEARIRVILRRVNKTGKESAESVSGDIVKHGKLTIDLPKHRVVLNGQPISLTPTEFKILRTLAQSPGRVYSRLDLLEIALGEEYSGYERTIDTHIRNIRRKIETDLSTPGYIVTVHGVGYTFGETP; encoded by the coding sequence ATGCAGCATCCCGAGGAACGAATCCGAATTCTCGTCGTTGATGACGAGGAGCAAATGATTTCTTTCATCGCCACCTATTTGGAAAATGAAAATTATACGGTCCTACGGGCTTCCGGAGGAATCGAGGCTTTGGAACAGCTGAAGCGGGAGCCGGGCCTCGATCTGGTGCTGCTCGATTGGATGATGCCGGGGATGAACGGGCTGGACACCTGCCGCAAAATCCGGGAGTTCTCGCAAATTCCCGTCATTTTCTTGACGGCCAAAGCCGAAGAGGTCGACAAGCTGCTCGGTCTGGAGCTGGGGGCGGACGATTACATCACGAAGCCTTTTTCCTTGCGGGAGTTGGAAGCGCGTATTCGCGTCATCCTACGCAGGGTCAATAAGACGGGGAAAGAAAGCGCGGAATCCGTGAGCGGGGACATCGTGAAGCATGGCAAGCTGACGATCGATTTGCCCAAACACAGGGTTGTTCTGAACGGGCAGCCGATCAGCCTGACGCCGACGGAATTCAAGATTCTCCGAACGTTGGCCCAGTCGCCGGGCAGGGTATACAGCCGGCTCGATTTGCTGGAAATCGCGCTCGGCGAGGAATATTCGGGTTATGAACGGACGATCGATACGCATATTCGAAACATCCGCAGAAAGATCGAAACCGACCTCTCCACCCCCGGTTACATCGTGACCGTTCATGGGGTCGGCTACACGTTCGGGGAAACGCCATGA